One Cucumis sativus cultivar 9930 chromosome 1, Cucumber_9930_V3, whole genome shotgun sequence DNA segment encodes these proteins:
- the LOC101205178 gene encoding LOW QUALITY PROTEIN: uncharacterized protein LOC101205178 (The sequence of the model RefSeq protein was modified relative to this genomic sequence to represent the inferred CDS: deleted 1 base in 1 codon) yields MEENETKSGSEELQDSNCSFVWDENSQLYFHSSSGFYHDPVVGWYYSSRDGSYYKFENGSYVPLQLNEGEECKTYPDNPVKGELRSQVCSTGSEDHYSFEAAETDTPTCKGRDCDGLPSGEIMEVVDVHEHENPPTSLWLEDTLIDLFLSGYSNSEVLATNDSIPPTPSTTNDANNFQSSSDGYGDTQMMEGEWFQDESHAIMNSSEKVSDGGCDDTLKMEGEWFQEENHTVLNPTENVSGGVSTDEDNWMAQYGQVTNYEEAMPKLSVVDIWDWSTVSESKTGGKRKVMKLVGRLVKKSAKLHPSVSSNGTLFKTAPISEVHLDLVRVATGRIYKLHSPSKKHLAVMSTFDSSNPTKDWGFPDLLDRPTDLANSTAAPTLLDNVSTAGKCPNQNQYRDRAAERRILHGGFGVGPGQKNSAIDHEDLTSSPPSETTVVEALNISFGAGSYAQKILKSMGWKEGEGLGNSRKGMVEPLQAIGNVGNAGLGWPQGTKKLDIK; encoded by the exons ATGGAGGAGAACGAGACAAAGTCCGGTTCCGAGGAATTGCAGGACAGTAATTGCTCGTTCGTTTGGGATGAAAATTCTCAGCTGTACTTCCATTCCAG TAGTGGATTTTATCACGATCCTGTTGTCGGTTGGTATTATAGCAGTCGAGATGGTTCTTATTACAAATTCGAAAATGGAAGCTATGTGCCTCTTCAGTTGAACGAG GGTGAAGAATGTAAGACGTATCCCGATAATCCTGTTAAAGGTGAACTTCGTAGTCAAGTGTGTAGTACTGGCAGCGAGGATCACTATTCATTTGAGGCCGCTGAAACTGATACTCCTACATGCAAAGGAAGAGATTGTGACGGACTACCATCAG GAGAAATAATGGAGGTGGTTGATGTTCATGAGCACGAGAATCCTCCCACATCTTTGTG GTTAGAAGATACGCTTATTGATCTTTTTTTGTCCGGTTATTCCAATTCAGAAGTCTTAGCCACTAATGACAGCATACCTCCTACGCCTTCAACAACTAATGATGCTAATAACTTTCAGTCATCAAGTGATG GCTATGGCGATACTCAGATGATGGAAGGTGAATGGTTCCAAGATGAAAGCCATGCAATCATGAATTCTAGCGAAAAAGTATCAGATGGAG GCTGTGATGATACTCTGAAGATGGAAGGTGAATGGTTCCAAGAAGAAAATCACACTGTATTGAATCCAACAGAAAATGTATCAGGAG GTGTGTCCACGGATGAGGATAACTGGATGGCCCAGTATGGTCAAGTCACTAATTATGAGGAAGCAATGCCCAAACTCTCTGTTGTGGATATCTGGGACTGGTCAACGGTCTCAGAGTCGAAAACAGGAGGAAAGAGGAAGGTTATGAAGTTGGTTGGAAGACTCGTGAAGAAGTCTGCAAAGCTTCATCCTTCTGTCTCTTCAAATGGCACTCTTTTTAAAACGGCCCCAATATCTGAAGTGCATTTAGATTTAGTTCGAGTTGCAACGG GGAGAATCTACAAGTTACATAGTCCTAGTAAGAAACATCTGGCGGTCATGTCAACTTTTGATTCATCCAACCCTACAAAAGATTGGGGTTTTCCTGATTTATTAGATAGGCCAACTGATCTTGCTAATAGCACGGCTGCACCTACATTGTTAGATAATGTCTCCACGGCTGGAAAG TGTCCaaaccaaaatcaatataGAGACAGAGCTGCTGAGAGAAGAATCCTTCATGGTGGTTTCGGGGTTGGTCCTGGGCAGAAGAATTCAGCCATCGATCATGAAGATCTTACATCATCACCCCCTTCCGAGACCACCGTAGTTGAAGCCTTGAATATTTCATTTGGAGCCGGTAGTTATGCACAAAAGATCTTGAAAAGCATGGGCTGGAAAGAG GGAGAGGGACTTGGCAACAGCAGGAAGGGGATGGTGGAACCACTCCAA GCTATTGGAAACGTAGGAAATGCTGGATTAGGATGGCCTCAGGGAACTAAAAAGCTCGATATCAAGTAA